One Mycolicibacterium sarraceniae genomic window carries:
- a CDS encoding maleylpyruvate isomerase family mycothiol-dependent enzyme — protein MDLTTLASQERDEFADLLAGLTDQQWNAPTLCGSWRVRDVAAHAIAYLDRTRSGFTAALAKNRFNLDRLNAADVHSLLPCPPARIVGIMRAHAKPQGVGSGFGSRVALVECMIHQQDIRRPLNLPRAIPAERLRAALEFAKVAPLIRGGWYTRGARLVATDFDWSTGSGPEVRGPGEAILMAMARRRSTYADLTGPGVLILSQRGRSDRNR, from the coding sequence ATGGACCTGACAACCCTGGCCAGCCAAGAGCGCGACGAGTTCGCCGACCTACTTGCCGGCCTGACTGACCAGCAATGGAATGCTCCAACCCTGTGCGGAAGCTGGCGCGTCCGTGACGTCGCCGCTCATGCGATCGCCTACCTCGACCGCACACGATCAGGGTTCACCGCAGCCCTGGCCAAAAACCGATTCAACCTCGACCGGCTCAACGCCGCCGACGTGCACAGCCTCTTGCCCTGCCCGCCGGCACGCATCGTCGGCATCATGCGAGCTCACGCCAAGCCACAAGGCGTCGGCTCAGGATTCGGCAGTCGAGTTGCACTGGTGGAATGCATGATCCATCAACAGGACATCCGCCGGCCGCTCAACCTGCCGCGTGCAATACCCGCCGAACGCCTCCGTGCAGCGCTTGAATTCGCCAAGGTGGCTCCGCTGATCCGCGGCGGTTGGTACACCCGTGGAGCCAGACTGGTCGCGACTGATTTCGACTGGTCAACCGGAAGCGGTCCCGAAGTACGGGGACCCGGTGAAGCCATCCTCATGGCCATGGCACGACGCCGCAGCACATATGCCGACCTGACTGGACCCGGCGTCCTGATCCTCAGCCAACGCGGCCGCTCAGATCGCAATCGCTGA
- a CDS encoding HNH endonuclease signature motif containing protein encodes MCSIEAMREGLTAAVDTLVALDFDALDPPERFAVLEWMETQQRRLTAVSHAGVARLERFEGCPKLPMALADVLRISPTEARRRIKDAEQLALRTALTGELLPPLLPETAKAWQAGQLDGEHLEVIQKFFGHLPGHVPPVEVEWAEKSLAEHAVNLRPDQLAKVATQLSLVLNPDGVFSDKDRAHQRGFTWGRRRADGMREGKLVADPELQAEFEPWFAKFAAPGMCNPDDENPAVLGEPTDRAAARDSRSHAQRKHDALKALVRGRLGDPKLGQHNGLPVTVIATATVQDLQKQTGHAVTAGGTLLPIPDLIRMATHAYHYLALFDGVNGRALWLGRTKRVASADQRIILHAKDRGCTRPGCDAPGYHSVVHHAAQDWKNGGNTDINDLTLACPPDNELVETGGWDTRILPNGQTEWIPPPGLPMLRGGVNNYHHPERLLENDSDPPSEDSGAA; translated from the coding sequence ATGTGTTCGATCGAAGCCATGCGCGAGGGTCTGACCGCTGCGGTCGACACTCTTGTCGCTCTCGACTTCGACGCGCTCGATCCGCCCGAACGGTTCGCGGTCCTGGAATGGATGGAAACCCAGCAGCGGCGCCTGACGGCGGTGTCACACGCCGGGGTGGCCCGGTTGGAGCGGTTCGAGGGCTGCCCGAAGCTGCCGATGGCGTTGGCTGATGTGTTGCGAATCAGTCCTACCGAAGCGCGCCGCCGAATCAAGGACGCCGAACAGCTGGCGCTGCGCACCGCGTTAACCGGTGAACTCCTGCCGCCGCTGCTACCGGAGACGGCGAAAGCCTGGCAGGCCGGACAACTCGATGGCGAGCACCTGGAAGTGATTCAGAAGTTCTTCGGCCACCTGCCCGGCCATGTCCCCCCGGTTGAGGTGGAGTGGGCCGAGAAGTCCTTGGCCGAGCATGCGGTGAACCTACGCCCGGACCAGTTGGCGAAGGTGGCCACCCAGTTGAGCCTGGTGCTCAACCCCGACGGGGTGTTCTCCGATAAGGACCGCGCCCACCAACGCGGCTTCACCTGGGGTCGGCGTCGCGCCGACGGCATGCGCGAGGGCAAGCTGGTCGCCGACCCGGAGTTGCAGGCCGAGTTCGAACCCTGGTTCGCGAAATTCGCCGCCCCCGGGATGTGCAACCCCGACGACGAGAACCCCGCCGTGCTCGGCGAACCCACCGACCGGGCCGCCGCACGCGACTCACGTAGTCACGCCCAGCGCAAGCACGACGCGCTCAAAGCCCTGGTCCGAGGACGGCTGGGTGATCCGAAACTCGGTCAGCACAACGGATTACCAGTCACCGTGATCGCGACCGCCACCGTACAAGACCTGCAGAAGCAGACCGGCCACGCGGTCACCGCCGGCGGCACCCTGCTCCCCATCCCCGATCTCATCCGGATGGCCACCCACGCCTACCACTACCTGGCCCTCTTCGACGGAGTAAACGGGCGGGCGTTGTGGCTGGGACGCACCAAACGCGTCGCCTCAGCCGATCAGCGAATCATCCTGCACGCCAAAGACCGTGGCTGCACCAGGCCCGGCTGCGACGCACCCGGCTATCACAGCGTGGTCCATCACGCCGCCCAAGACTGGAAGAACGGCGGCAACACCGACATCAACGACCTCACCCTGGCCTGTCCCCCCGACAACGAGCTCGTCGAAACCGGCGGCTGGGACACCCGAATACTCCCCAACGGACAAACCGAATGGATCCCACCACCCGGGCTGCCCATGCTGCGCGGCGGCGTCAACAACTACCACCACCCCGAACGGTTGTTGGAGAACGATAGCGACCCGCCGTCGGAGGATTCAGGCGCGGCCTAA